The following are from one region of the Numenius arquata chromosome 23, bNumArq3.hap1.1, whole genome shotgun sequence genome:
- the LOC141474931 gene encoding olfactory receptor 6E1-like, giving the protein MEDRTMVKNFILVGFSAGSKLQIFIFVVLLIIYISIIIGNLVIVTISIVDRGLHVPMYYFIWNFSLLEIGFTSSVIPKVLFNLASGEKTISVTSCFVQCFLYFVFGMTEFLLLAAMSIDRYVAICYPLSYSTIMSNGLCSLLVLGSWGLSFALLIGPSIVVFQLPFCNQNINHFFCDSAPLVKLSCIETAVLDLVNFSVTVFSLLGTLIITVLSYANIISTILHIPSASGRQKAFSTCASHLIVVFMSYGSCIFIYVKPMHMGELDISKGVAVLNTVVSPLLNPFIFSLRNRQVQEALQKYLSMCNSYRTILSLMTSEK; this is encoded by the coding sequence ATGGAAGACCGAACGATGGTCAAGAATTTCATCCTTGTGGGTTTCTCAGCTGGCAGTAAGTTACAGATCTTTATCTTTGTGGTTCTCCTCATCATCTACATATCAATTATAATAGGAAACTTAGTGATTGTCACCATCAGCATAGTGGACCGTGGGCTCCATGTACCCATGTATTACTTTATTTGGAACTTCTCACTCTTAGAAATTGGTTTCACTTCCTCTGTCATTCCTAAGGTCTTGTTCAACCTAGCATCAGGAGAAAAGACAATTTCTGTGACTAGTTGCTTTGTTCAATGTTTTTTATATTTCGTCTTTGGCATGACAGAGTTTCTTCTCTTGGCAGCAATGTCAATTGACAGGTATGTAGCCATCTGCTACCCCTTGTCTTACTCCACCATAATGAGCAATGGGCTTTGTAGCTTATTAGTACTTGGGTCATGGGGGTTGAGTTTTGCACTTCTAATTGGCCCATCAATTGTTGTCTTCCAGTTACCCTTTTGTAACCAAAACATTAACCATTTCTTCTGTGACAGCGCACCTTTGGTAAAACTTTCCTGCATAGAAACAGCTGTTCTAGATCTTGTTAACTTCTCAGtaactgttttttctcttctgggcACTCTCATTATCACAGTCCTGTCTTATGCCAATATAATTTCTACTATATTGCACATTCCATCTGCTTCAGGGAGGCAGAAAGCCTTTTCCACTTGTGCATCTCACCTTATTGTTGTCTTCATGTCTTATGGGAGTTGCATTTTCATATATGTTAAACCTATGCACATGGGTGAGCTTGACATCAGCAAAGGGGTAGCTGTTCTCAACACGGTGGTATCTCCTCTGCTCAACCCATTCATCTTCAGTCTGAGGAACAGACAGGTTCAAGAAGCCTTGCAAAAATATTTGTCCATGTGCAATTCTTACAGAACAATTCTGAGTCTGATGACAAGTGAAAAGTAA